In the Desulfovermiculus halophilus DSM 18834 genome, GGCCTGGAGATGAAGTGCTCTTTTGCACGCACACCATGGTTGCCACAGCAGCAGGAATAAGCTTTTCCGGGGCCACACCTGTGCCTGTGGAGACCGGGTGGGACCATGAGATGGATCCCAGTTCAGTTGAGCAGGCAATTACATCCAAAACAAAGGCTATCATGCCCACGCAACTCAATGGGCGGTGTGCAGACATGGATGCCCTCCAGAAAATCGCGGATAAACATGGATTGTTTATCCTTGAAGATTCCGCCCAAGCTCTGGGAGCCAAATATAAAGGAAAGTGCGCTGGATCATTTGGCCGGGGCGGGGTAATTAGCTTTTATCCAGCCAAGACCCTCGGCTGCCTGGGTGATGGGGGCTGTATCATCACCAATGACGATGAGGTTTATGAGCAATGCAAGTTGTTTCGGGATCATGGACGGATTGATACTCTGGAGGTTGTCTGTTGGTGTTTAAATTCCCGCCTTGATAACCTGCAGGCGGCCATTCTGGATTACAAACTCACCAAATACGACCAGGCTATTTCCCGGCGCAGGGAGATAGCTGGCAAGTATCAAGAAGGGTTGGGAGGATTGGATGCAGTCCGACTTCCTCCAGGGCCTGAGCAGGATGCAGATCGTTTTGACATATTTCAGAATTATGAGATTGAAGCAGAACGACGTGATGAGCTCAAATCATATCTTGCTGAAAATGGAATTGGGACCATGATTCAATGGGGCGGTCTGCCGGTCCATGCCATGAAAAAATTAGGCTTTACCCGCAGTCTGCCGTTTACTGAACAGCTATTCGAAAAATTACTCATGTTGCCCATGAATACATCACTGACAGATGATGATGTCGAGTATGTCTGCGCAACCATACGCCAATTTTA is a window encoding:
- a CDS encoding DegT/DnrJ/EryC1/StrS family aminotransferase yields the protein MAERKVPFFVYPDVYRDDAEEIQKIVDDVGNRGAFILQKDLEQFEKNLSDYLGIKHVLGVGNATDGLYMLCRASGLGPGDEVLFCTHTMVATAAGISFSGATPVPVETGWDHEMDPSSVEQAITSKTKAIMPTQLNGRCADMDALQKIADKHGLFILEDSAQALGAKYKGKCAGSFGRGGVISFYPAKTLGCLGDGGCIITNDDEVYEQCKLFRDHGRIDTLEVVCWCLNSRLDNLQAAILDYKLTKYDQAISRRREIAGKYQEGLGGLDAVRLPPGPEQDADRFDIFQNYEIEAERRDELKSYLAENGIGTMIQWGGLPVHAMKKLGFTRSLPFTEQLFEKLLMLPMNTSLTDDDVEYVCATIRQFYQ